The genomic region CCTCCGCCTGCAAGCACTATGCCCCTGTCAACGATATCGGCTGCCAGCTCAGGCGGCGTATTTTCAAGGGCAGCCTTTATTGTATTGACAATCATGGTAACAGGTTCGTTTATTGCCTCCCTGATCTCGTCTTCAAATATTGTAATGGAACGCGGGATGCCTGAAACCAGATCCCTGCCCTTTATATCCATCGCCCTGTTTTCGTCGTCAACTTTAAATGCAGAGCCTATCTGCCTTTTTATCTGTTCGGCAGTCCTGTCGCCGATAAGGGTCTTTGCCTTGCTTTTTATGTAATTCACTATTGCCTCATCCATCTTGTCCCCGCCGACCCTTACTGCCTTGCTGTACACAATTCCATGGAGGGAAATGACTGCCACATCCGTAGTCCCGCCTCCGATGTCAACTATCATGTTGCCCGTGGGCTCACCAATCGGAAGCCCCACGCCGATGGCAGCCGCCATAGGCTCTTCTACAAGATATATCTCACGCGCGCCTGACGCCTCTGCAGAATCCTTCACAGCCCTTTGCTCAACCTGCGTTATGCCCGAAGGCACGCCGATGACAATGCGCGGCGAAACAAAACTCTTTCTGTTATGCACCTTTCTTATAAAGTATTTCAGCATCTCGCCGGTCTTGTCAAAGTCCGCTATCACGCCGTCTTTTAAAGGCCTCATCGCCACAATGTTTGCAGGGGTCTTGCCGAGCATCCTCTGCGCCTCTGTTCCGACTGCAATGACTTTGCCTGTATCTCTTTGAATAGCCACAACAGACGGCTCATTGCAGACAATGCCCTTGCCTTTCACAAATACAAGCGTATTGGCTGTGCCGAGGTCCACAGCAAGGTCATTTGAAAACCATCCAAGTATATTTTGAAGAAACATTCAGCCCCCTTTACTTTCCTCTATAACCAGAGTTTTTGCAATCTCATCGCCGAATCTCGTACCCTTTTCACTGCCTATGATAAGAAGACTTTCCAATATCACTATAGCTGCAGGAAATATAAAACCAATCAGCGGTATGATACCCATCAGGATATATCCAACCGCAAGCGGGAAATTCCTGATTACCGACTCCCTGAAAGTGCAGGCCTGCATTGTTTCCTGAAAGACAACCCTGAGCCCGATTATGCGCTTCCCTACGCTTCTTCCCTCAAACAAGCCGTCGCATATCAGGATATAAGCCAGCCCTGCAAAATAACCTATTTTCGGTAATACTTCAAGCAATGCAACAGCTATGATAACATCAATGCTTTTGGCTATCACCCTATTTAACATATTGGCTTTTGATAAGGGCGCCGGGGCATTCATTGTTAGACATACTAACAAAAAGGCAGGTATATTTCAAGGCAGATTTACAGGGAAACCCTTGCCCGTTTCAAGCGCTCTGAATAAGCCTTCCACATATCCTTTTTCAACCCCAAACCCATAAAAATCCGCACACTTCAAGGATTTCAAAAACGCCCTTTTTGCTTTTTCCGTTCTGCCTCTCAGGTACTCCAGTTCTCCCATGCCTAACATGCAGTAAATCTCCCCTCTCGGGTCTTTTGTTTTCCTGAAAAGTATCTCAGCCTCTTTAAATTTTCCAGCGGCTTTTTCAAGTTTGCCGAGTATCTTGTAAGTTGTGCCCATGCTCCAAAGTGTATAGGCATAACTTACCCTGTCACCAATTTTTTTATACAAAGATGACGCCTTGTTAAAAAACTCTAAAGCCTTTTTATGATCATTATTCATCCGTCTTGCATTCCCAAGACCGCAGTATGAATAAGCAAGCCCGAAGGTGTCTTTTAATTCTTTAAAGTTTTTATTTGCCATTGTGTAATATTTTTCCGAGTCTCTGAATCTTTCTGCAATCCTTGAGCAGCCTCCAAGCCCGCAGTATGAATAACCTATCCCTGCCCTGTCCTTAATGCCTTTGAATTTCTTAAGCGCAGAATGAAATGTCCTGAGGGCTTTTTTTATGTCGCCTTTAATCCTGTAAGTCCCTGCCTCTGCCCACAGGGAAAATGCAATGCCTTTTTTGTCGCCGGGGGATTGATAGATTTTATGCGCTTCCCTGATTTGTAACAGAGCGGCTCTCCAGCTGCCGAGCGCCCTGTCGCAAAGACCGGTTCCTGCAAGCGCATCCGCCTCTGATGCCTTATCTTCCAAAACCTCGGCAATCTCAAGCCCCTGCTTGTAGTAAGTTTTTGCAATTGTAAACTCACCCATAGCCCGCAATGTGTCGGCTATGGCAAGATGACAGTCAAGAATGCCTGTAAAATTATTATCGCGTTTGAAAGATTCAAGCGCCTTTTTGTATAACTCAACCGCCCTGCCGTATTCGGCAGACGCCCTGTATTTTTCAGCTTTTTTTAAAAAAATTCCTGCCGGGCTCACCCGCACTTTTTCCTTACCGTCTTTACCACCCCTGCATAATCCTTTGAGCCGTAGAAGGCATTGCCCATCACTAAAATATCAGCACCGGCTTTAACAACATCTCCGGCATTATCCGTATTTACCCCGCCGTCAACCTCTATCTCAACCTTCAGCTTATTTTTTTTGATAATCTCCTTAAGCATTCTGAGTTTATTAAGAGTCTGCGGTATAAATTCCTGCCCGCCAAAGCCCGGATTCACAGACATCAGAATCACCATGTCCACCTCAGGCAGAATAAAGTCAAGGATGTTAAGAGGAGTTGCAGGGTTAAGGGACACGCCTGCCTTTGCCCCGCAGGTCTTTATATAATTTATGCTCCTGTGTAAATGAGTAGACGCCTCTGCATGCACGCTTATTATGTCAGAGCCTGCCTTTACAAATGCATCTATGTACTTGTCCGGGTCTTCAATCATAAGATGCACGTCAAGCGGTATGCCGGCAGCCTTCTTGATTGATTTAACAACAGGCGGTCCTATTGTTATGTTCGGGACAAAATGCCCATCCATCACATCAACATGGATTAAATCCGCACCGGCCTTCTCAGCCGCCTTTATCTCCTCCCCAAGCCGTGAAAAATCCGCCGAAAGAATAGAAGGTGCAATCTTTACCATAAAACCTCCTTTAAAATTTAGTTGCAACTTACAGTAATGAAACTAAAAAAAATACTTTAAACATAAGGCATGGACACATGAAAAAGCTTTAGGGCAACACCTTGAAGTCATGTTGCTTTTTAATACAGAGTTCTTAGCAAAAGCCTTAAATATTTGCAACATGACATTGATATTCCCTGCGGCAAGACCGCAGGGAATCTAATGTTAGGAATTTCTTCATCATATTCGCTCGCTTAACTCCGTGGCAAGACCACGGGGAATACGCTCGCTATTCATTTAATAATTTCTGTTGCTTTCTAAAGCGTTTGAAGGTGTCTATGCCTTATGTCAATCTCACTGCTCCAAGGTATTTATACCTTATAACGGTTTTTTTGAGTAATCCATTTTATAACTTCGGTCTTTTCTTATGCCAGTCAGTTGACTGCTCGTATGCGTAAGCAGTCTTTAGTATTGATTCTTCGTCAAAGTGTTTTCCGATTAACTGCAGTCCCACAGGCAGATTGTCAGATGTAAAACCGCATGGAATGGAAATGCCGGGAACACCTGCAAGATTTACAGAAATGGTAAATATGTCGGAAAGATACATCTGCAAAGGGTCTTTTGTCTTTTCTCCGAGCTTAAATGCAGGCGCAGGCGTTGTAGGCGTAGCTATGACATCCACCATCTCAAACGCCTTTTGAAAATCCTGCTTTATCAAGGTCCTTACCTGCTGCGCCTTTTTGTAGTAAGCATCGTAATATCCTGATGAAAGGGCATAAGTGCCGAGGATTATCCTTCTTTTTACCTCTGGGCCAAATCCCTTTGCCCTTGTCTGCATATACATATCCATCAAATCCCCGCCCTC from Nitrospirota bacterium harbors:
- a CDS encoding ribulose-phosphate 3-epimerase, producing MVKIAPSILSADFSRLGEEIKAAEKAGADLIHVDVMDGHFVPNITIGPPVVKSIKKAAGIPLDVHLMIEDPDKYIDAFVKAGSDIISVHAEASTHLHRSINYIKTCGAKAGVSLNPATPLNILDFILPEVDMVILMSVNPGFGGQEFIPQTLNKLRMLKEIIKKNKLKVEIEVDGGVNTDNAGDVVKAGADILVMGNAFYGSKDYAGVVKTVRKKCG
- a CDS encoding RDD family protein, whose product is MNAPAPLSKANMLNRVIAKSIDVIIAVALLEVLPKIGYFAGLAYILICDGLFEGRSVGKRIIGLRVVFQETMQACTFRESVIRNFPLAVGYILMGIIPLIGFIFPAAIVILESLLIIGSEKGTRFGDEIAKTLVIEESKGG
- a CDS encoding tetratricopeptide repeat protein; translated protein: MSPAGIFLKKAEKYRASAEYGRAVELYKKALESFKRDNNFTGILDCHLAIADTLRAMGEFTIAKTYYKQGLEIAEVLEDKASEADALAGTGLCDRALGSWRAALLQIREAHKIYQSPGDKKGIAFSLWAEAGTYRIKGDIKKALRTFHSALKKFKGIKDRAGIGYSYCGLGGCSRIAERFRDSEKYYTMANKNFKELKDTFGLAYSYCGLGNARRMNNDHKKALEFFNKASSLYKKIGDRVSYAYTLWSMGTTYKILGKLEKAAGKFKEAEILFRKTKDPRGEIYCMLGMGELEYLRGRTEKAKRAFLKSLKCADFYGFGVEKGYVEGLFRALETGKGFPVNLP
- a CDS encoding rod shape-determining protein; the encoded protein is MFLQNILGWFSNDLAVDLGTANTLVFVKGKGIVCNEPSVVAIQRDTGKVIAVGTEAQRMLGKTPANIVAMRPLKDGVIADFDKTGEMLKYFIRKVHNRKSFVSPRIVIGVPSGITQVEQRAVKDSAEASGAREIYLVEEPMAAAIGVGLPIGEPTGNMIVDIGGGTTDVAVISLHGIVYSKAVRVGGDKMDEAIVNYIKSKAKTLIGDRTAEQIKRQIGSAFKVDDENRAMDIKGRDLVSGIPRSITIFEDEIREAINEPVTMIVNTIKAALENTPPELAADIVDRGIVLAGGGALLRGLDMLLKHTTGLPVIVAEDPLCAVVNGVGRVLDDLDILKRIAMQ